CACATTCACTTACATAGACAAAGCATACTTTTCCCAGCCGGCTAAAAAAGAGCACTCATTTCATCAATAAGTGTAGTTTGAATTCTAGTGAGAAATATAGGCTATATGCAACCTCATACACACTAGTGTGGCTTTAAAAACGACAAATCCCAATATACCTAACAGGGTTGATAGTGCATTCATGTGTTTTACCCTGAAAGACCAATATTGCTCACCCTCTCTTGCGGTATTATGTGCTATGTATTATGTTCCCTGTGTGAGCTGATAAATTGTGTGTCCTCAGACCCAGAGGAGTAAATATTGGCCGAGCCTTATCTGCAGCATACATATTAATATTACCCCCATAGGTCAATGAGCAAAGAATGTGACCCAACTGGCTGGATCAACTGCATATATTGATAGGGCTGGTCTGGAAGCCTGGAGGTTGCAGTATTACTTAGTAGAAGCTgttctggcctggtctggttgGTCTAATCCAACCAGACCAACTAGGGGCAGCATCAACTTTgagatacatactgtatatagtaTTAAAATGAGGAGTCCTTTTTTgttcatttatttaaaaaaatagtcAGAACCCTTTTTGGTTATTGTGACATGACTATACTATTCGcacattttcttttttgacCCAGTGGCCCTTAACATGGATTTTTCTCCTCGCTGGTTGGAGTCTGAAATTAGATCCCTTTGGTGTGCCACCCTGTGTTTGGTTTTGGAACTGCAATCTGCTTAACGTTCATACAGTTGAATTGGCTAATTCAGGAGAGCAATGTGAGGTTAGCTACACTAATGGATCACTTAGATAATGTATTtggattatattatatataatgaGGGCAGCAAGAACAGCATAGTGCATAATTACAATTTCGAGTTCTATcgcaaaataataaaataataatacaacaggcattaatattttttttaatccaaaatATTTCATGGCTACTTGTACTAACCTCTCTGCAGTTCtattcctccctccttttctttctctttctttctttctttctttctttctgttttcactgtctctttctgtcttagtttctccttttctttctttctttctttctcccccccccctctctctctctctttcacagccCTGAAACACGACTTGCCGATATCACCAGATTCCCCTCTAGATGGGGCTCACACCATACTCTCAACTTCCTTCTGTCAGCACAGACCGCTCTGTAGCCGTCCAAAATCCACAGTGACCTCAAATCCACACCAAAACActcacactttctcacacacactcgctccgtTTCTCACCAGTTGTCTCACACGTGCAGCATGCActagcatccacacacacacacacacacacacacacacacacacacacacacacacacacacacacacacacacacacacacacacacacacacacacacacacacacaccacagactgatgctcccttcctccactctctgtctctcctagcCCAATCCTtccctatctatctatctatctctctctctctctctctctctctctctctctctctctctctctctctctctctctctctctctctctctctctctctctctctctctctctctctctctctctctctctctctctctctctctctctctctctctgtctctctctctctgtgcctgagtgagtgtgtgccatGGCTGTCCTGCTCAGACGTGCGGGCTGCGCGGCTCTTCGCCTGGCCCTCAGGCAGGGCAGGAGCCCCCCCATGGCTGCGGCCCCGCGCCTCACTCTGCCCGCCACGCTGCTAGGTAGAGTAACCACCACCTCCCACTGCCAGACCCACCCAGCAGGACTagtggtaggggggggggaggggggggcatcatTCTAGTATAGCAATGCTTTCAGTAGCCTCTGAGACGCAGTTCCAGGAGCGGCTCCAGATTAAGGAGGTCTGTTGATGTTTGGGTGTATTGATTTATATCAGACTGACATAACCTAATAACGTTGAGGAGATTCTGGGAGCCAATGTGTAAGTGAATCACTTTTAAGCTAAGCTAACCCTCCCTCAGACCTCCCTAGACTGATGGGTTTCATccgggggcgagggagggcagggcaggggtgggaggggggtagttGGGGTAGTGTAGCTCCTATCACACCCAGGTATCTGTGCTACAGCCACTGTTGTGAAAAAGGGGCCAATAGTGTCGGTCTTACGCCAAAGCCTTTCAGCTTGGGTCAAGTCATGACCATGGCTGGCTGGATCATGTCTGGATGTTTCAATCGCGGTATCGTTCACTCACCTCAGgttggctgtgattggctgcgaCGTGCACACGGTACAAAGACAGCCACGCGCAAAACACTGCACTTCTTGGAATCATCTTGGAATATTTGTCTCCGAAATCCAAACGCAGGGTTAACCTTTCACTCGTCCCTTTTCAGTGTCTCTCCTGATCATTGTCTGAAAAACAAAATATAGCTTTCCTTCACATTCTGGAACAAGGTTACAAGTCAAGTCTCCTGTCCTTCGTGACTCGACGTTTTTTTGGCCCGTCGATTTTCTCCTCTTGTAAGATAACCATTGTCAACACTGTCCCTGCATGACAGACCGGTTTCAGACCCCGGGCCAAAGGTGGcacctgtactgtgtgtgtctgtgtcttctaACCTTGTAACATGTTTGATCCATGTTGTGGTTGTTTCTCTTCCtcgacctgcccccccccccccccccctttcagtcTGAGCCAGCGTAGCCCCTCCCTGGAAGTGTTGTAGCGGGGGCCGTCCCAGGGCGCActtctctgtcctctgtccccctctctctccctctccagcatcGCCGTCGTCCTCATCGTCCTCATCGTCACCGGCGACAGCATCAGCAGCCATGTCTGGGTTTAACCTGCTGCACCTGATATCCAAGAGCCAGCCTGTGGCTCTGCGGCCTTGCGGCCTCCCCTCAGGTGgactgggtgctgtgtgtgcctgctgtgCCCCTTGCTCTGAGcccctcttctgcctcttcctaacacactgctgcccccgcgtgtgtgtctgtgtgtcggtTCACGAAGGGGGTTGTGCGTGTGATGTTGTCTATGGCagaaaaacacactcacaactgAGTGGTTTGaggtgacaaaaaaaaaaaaatgaaaacaaaaatgtgaaagatgagaaatgtgttgggtgtaaagtgtgtttttctgtggaggGTAAGCCGTCTCACCTATTCTACTGTGCTTTCTCTGTGTTTCCAGCCTGGACTGCTCTTTCAGTTGCTCATGAAATTAACCAGTAGctcactgcctgcctctcttcaaGCTTGCATGCACCGTGTGTGTTCCTTAACACTGATTTAATCGAACTGTTCACTCTTAACGAGAAGAGTTTGGATCCCGAGACATAGATGTCCAGAAAGCTACACATCCCCAGTCACTGCTTCACTGCTGCTAACGGTCATGTGTAGTGGTTACGGCCCTCTGGCACAGGAACAGCGGACCTTTCAGAGGCTCATTTGGATGAATCCGTTCCCTGCCATTCTCAGTCGGTTCTTTTAATGAGCTTGATGTGCTTTAACGCTTTATGTTATGTTCGCAGTCATCGATGAAATGCCTCGACTCGGCATGTCTCTGAAGAATAGCTGATTGGGGCGGGAGAACGGCTTTAGAgcaagggggaggagaaagccAGGGTCAAGGAAGGAAATCCATACGTTTGACAAGTTCAAATAAGCAAAAGGGGGTAGCGAAGAACAAACCTTGCTTACAATTAGGAGACAATATTTACACTTGAGGTTGAAAATCCAGGATGTCGGAAAAAAATGGTGTTAATTTGGAGGGTGACCCCTGAGTGCACCAAAGCCACATCATTTGCAGAGTGTGGCACAGGGCACATTCCAGAAGCATCTCTGCGAAACACTGCTTCAGGAGTTCTCCAAAGTCAAAGGGGAAGTTTATTTCGGCGCTCTCTTCTGAAATGTAAGAGAATTAAGAGAATCTGAGAGTGTATCAGGCCAGTTGAACATGAAGCTAGGTCTGTAACCCAGCTTCATTCCATTGacattgacccccccccccccccaacacacacacacacacacacacacatgtcttgAACAAGTCAactcccccctacccctcccaTTCCAGACCCTCGTGTGTCAAAAGTAACGTTCTACCCAGGGACGGAGCTAGGGCATCAATGGAGTCCATTCACCGGTGAGCCCTTTAAAGTTCCCATTATTTACTCCATTCACATGGTTTCAATCTTTttcgggagggaggggggtagaatTCTCCACATAGTCGACATGAGAAGAGAGAGCCCCCACCCCCGTCTTACCCTAAACCCAGCCAACGACCTCAACGGCAGGGTCCGCGCTGGGGAAAGTCCCGTCCTGtgaaaaaaacacaccaaaaaaaacaaTATGGCCGCAGAGTCAGTACCGAAATATTGTCTCATCCGTGATTTCCTTGATGAAGAAAGCCTGAGCGATCAATggaggacagcagagagggaaagtgaaGGCGAAAGTGTACAATGCTAGGAAATTGCAATCCAATTCCCTGTAATTTAAGCCTGCAGTCGTGTCCCCTTAGGTAAATGGCATACAGATGGAATTGGCCcaatccagccccccccccccatgctgcCTTCACAATTGGCTGCCGTACTATGTCTGTATATTCTATATTAGGAACAAAAATACTTCCACCTGGCGTGTAGATATCCTTTAATAGGCCTACATGTCTATAAGGAGCTAGGTTAGTCATTTTAATGAAGACCTTACTGTCTATGACATTGATGTGTATCCTTTATTAGGTCTGTTAGAAGAGAAAATCAATCAAACTATGGAACTGTGGAAAGCCACGTGCGggaaaacattttaaaacatcGAACACTGACATTTACAAATATTTGTTCTGTTACTTATTTAGTATTTGCCATAACCATCCCTGTACATACCATCCCACAAGAATTCCTTTTAAGCAGGCTACCTGGTTAGGAAAGGGGTTAAAAATACCGTGGAGAGTATGTTGTTACACAAAAAGCCTATAGGAACTTGAATCGTGGTTGGTATGTTATTACACAGATCCTATAGGAAGGTGATTTGTAGTCTGCCCAGTGACATGCTTTGGCTGTAGCACAATCGACCCTCCCTGCATACACAGAGACACCAGATGTAGTCAAGCCCATCCACATGTACTAGCCGAGTGCTTGTTGCTGATGAGCCTGAGTGGGTGACTGGCTTTTGCTGTGTGGGGTAAACTACCCGTTACAGGGGTGGGTGTTGGTGGGACAGGAGGGGGAAACCATTGcgcccctcctctctacccccttccccccccctaccaccccctcctgctcccagtCAGAGCAGTGGGGCTGAAACACTGaattgccctcctcctcccccccctccccccccctcccccccctcccccccacggacccctcccccctccccccctccctccctccctccctccctctcctgcaggaACATGCCGTACCAAGAAGACCTGGCCAGTGTCGTTCTCTCAGGAGGACCTGAGGAAACGCCTGACGCCCGTGCAGTTCCACGTCACTCAGGAGAAAGGCACTGAGAGGTAGAggcagcaggacacacacacacacacatgggtgtcCCCTTAGATGAAGATTGAAAAAACAAGTTAAATAAAGTTTTTTCACACATGGCAACTGGCATAGAATAAAAAGTTGTAAACAGCCCGTTACAtcatgtgtgtgtagctgaatAGCGGTGACTTTTGGAGGATTTCTCGATGGGACATTATTTGGAAGTTGAGACGTTCTTCCTTGTTCCTCCCCAGTGCACCGTGCTAGCTGGCCTCTGAGTCTGCTCCATGTGCGAGGCTAAATTCTTTTTTCTTGACGCACACATTCCACTGTCAGACTGTTCATAAAGTCAGCATGACCTATTCTCGAGGCCTGGCCATGGCCGTGAGGCAGCCAGTGTCCGCAcaatcaccccctctccccccccccccccccccccttgactTTGTCGATCCCTTCGTTTCCTccgtctcctccatctccttcgtctcctccgtctcctccgtctccttcatctcctcctcggCGGGACACACGTGGGGAAAGTATTTATCGTCTCATTTGCGAGAGGAATGTTAAAAATGCCCCGCAAAACCATCCCTGTGTCGTGGTTCAGGCTCAGACACAAGGCCCTCAGAGAGGGAGTAGTGAAGCTGAGGAGCCCAAGGTGTTCCCTTCTCTGGCCAGCACAAGGCACTGTGGCTCCAGGCTCGGCCTCGGCCTCAACCCTGACTGTTTTGCCCAGAAGCTAAAAGCGGCCCATATTCATCCCCGGCGGCCAAACTGTACTTTTAGACACACAACCTATGCAAAGCTCCAGGCGTACCTGTCTGTAACCGATGCAGTTCCATACTTTCTCTCGTCGCTGTGACGCAACCGTGAGCAGCTGTCTCACGAACACATGCGTCGTGAATCTCCAGGTGGTTGTGACCTGTGGTTCGGAGGCGAGAGGTAAACTGtccggccctctctctctccccagcgccTTCAGAGGAGAGCTGACCGACAACAAGGAGGAGGGCACCTACGCCTGCGTCGTGTGCGGCGCACCTCTGTTCACGTAAGTTCAGATCCGCCGTGCTTGTGCGGCTGCGCTTCGGGGCGACGTCATCACTAATCACGTGCACGTACGCAACCAAgtatccctccaccccacctgcctacctgtatgtgagtgtgcgtgtgtatgtgagtgtgtgtgtgtgtgcaaacgtgtgtgtatgtgagtgcgtgtgtatgtgtgtgtatgcagacaTGCACATGGCTACCAGAGTAGCCCCAGCTTGTTCAGTCCGAGCCACTGTCcccctctccagtctctctctctctctaattggTTCAAGAGAGGTCTCCACGCGGCGCGGCCCAGCCCGACCGCGGCCCGCCTGACAGACACCCGCTAAGGTTAATGCTACCTGACAGCACGTCAGACTCGTCTTGGCAGCGATTACCAGGTCGCCATTTTCCCACAGCTCGGTGGAGAGCTTCAAAGGAGGCTGAATTTACAGCCGAGAGTTAGTCGGTATCTCAGGCACAATGTTCCCACAAGCGAGGGGGGGAAGCCCCCCTTATTACGCTCTCAGAGGACACAGAGTGCCTGCTTATTGTGTACTGGTAGAGAAagcgtgggggtgagggggggggctcttGCTGTAAAGCGGGTGTTTAAAGACTTGTAACACTCACTGATACAGCCTGCTTTTTACAAACctctaaaataaaatacaaaaaacgcATGATAATGATGACATTTTTCAGCAAATCatatcttttctctcttttgcaGGTCAGACAAGAAATTTGACTCCGGGTCAGGTATGTTTAAAAAAGATTTTTACACAGTGAGATCATCTCACACACATTGAGAACCGCAGAACGTCCAACGTCAAGGCAACACAGCGCTTTGAGCCTGACCGTTCAACACACACCCATAACGCTCCTATAAAGGCAACACCCGCCTGTTCCGCACAACGCCACACGGTGCAGTGCGAAGCTCCCAAGCAAGGTCAGACATCAACATGAGCTGAAAATTAGAGAGCAGAGTTCTTGCAAATTCTTTatctgttctctctcacaccaaGGAATCCAGAGCTTGACCTCCACCTCCACGAGTGTGCTCACCATCATCTGTCTAATAGCTTCTAAGAAACAAGTCCAGAGAGGGCTTTGGGGCCATTCATCTTAGTgaattacacccccccccccaatgtaaAATAACTGGACGACTTAAGGAGATTAAAATATTTCCTCAAAGTCGTTTTAATGAACGCTATCTGGGATTCTGTGATGAATTTATTGCCAGTAAACATGTGGGTTCTGTCACGTCTAATCCTTAGGAATTCCGTTTCTTTTTAATTGCAGGGGGTTTGGACACTACTTGTCTTTTGGGGCAATTAGGGCATACTTTAATGTAACGTTGGACGATGATGTCACTGGAGAAATATGATGAATGTAAACTTTATGGTCAGGGTGATTCCATAAAAAAGTGAGCATACTGTATTCAAGGTAAAACTGATCTGGTCTCAGTGATCCTCCTCAGCTCTCTACACTTGTCTTTCACTGTCCAGTGTGACATGGGAGTGTGTCCAGTGTGACATGGGAGTGTGTCCAGTGTGAcatgggagtgtgtgc
The Osmerus eperlanus chromosome 17, fOsmEpe2.1, whole genome shotgun sequence DNA segment above includes these coding regions:
- the msrb3 gene encoding methionine-R-sulfoxide reductase B3 isoform X1 — protein: MAVLLRRAGCAALRLALRQGRSPPMAAAPRLTLPATLLGTCRTKKTWPVSFSQEDLRKRLTPVQFHVTQEKGTESAFRGELTDNKEEGTYACVVCGAPLFTSDKKFDSGSGWPSFFDLIKEESVAVTDDFSYGMHRVETTCSQCGAHLGHLFDDGPRPTGKRYCINSASLAFQSKKDAVSTSSPPADGEGAGAAGGPPTGGKPEL
- the msrb3 gene encoding methionine-R-sulfoxide reductase B3 isoform X3 encodes the protein MSGFNLLHLISKSQPVALRPCGLPSGTCRTKKTWPVSFSQEDLRKRLTPVQFHVTQEKGTESAFRGELTDNKEEGTYACVVCGAPLFTSDKKFDSGSGWPSFFDLIKEESVAVTDDFSYGMHRVETTCSQCGAHLGHLFDDGPRPTGKRYCINSASLAFQSKKDAVSTSSPPADGEGAGAAGGPPTGGKPEL